In Coturnix japonica isolate 7356 chromosome 7, Coturnix japonica 2.1, whole genome shotgun sequence, one DNA window encodes the following:
- the ERMN gene encoding ermin, with the protein MSENVPPVPGVPACNGSPAPEEGLPLAGSITDGIIGAAGTVPCMEAGAQPGALLAKGNAEESENSLAEDMEHGDCDGGEQCGEKQEENIAALQQGAAEPQDVTEPQDMGACRQELEEGQRAPGTASSPGGEVVVTPTSNTEQRGNDAEEDEEEEEEEEEDTEEDEVQVIEVPKGSGAVPQQQQASTELSPPSSPTCNVPAERAGEQPGLGKKNDISRHSYSRYNTISYRKIRKGNTKQRIDEFESMMHL; encoded by the exons ATGAGCGAGAACGTGCCCCCGGTGCCCGGTGTGCCCGCATGCAATGGGAGCCCGGCCCCCGAGGAGGGTCTGCCGCTGGCTGGCAGCATCACCGACGGCATCATCGGGGCCGCGGGGACGGTGCCTTGCATGGAGGCAGGTGCACAGCCCGGCGCTCTGCTGGCCAAAGGAAATGCGGAGGAAAGCGAGAACTCGTTGGCAGAGGACATGGAACACGGGGACTGTGATGGAGGGGAGCAGTGCGGAG aaaagcaagaggagAACATTGCggcactgcagcagggagcagctgagccCCAGGATGTGACTGAGCCCCAGGACATGGGAgcctgcaggcaggagctggaggaag ggcagcgGGCGCCAGGCACAGCGAGCAGTCCTGGTGGGGAGGTAGTGGTGACCCCCACAAGCAACACTGAGCAGAGAGGGAATGACGCCGAGGAGGacgaagaggaagaggaggaggaggaggaggacacCGAGGAGGACGAGGTGCAGGTGATAGAGGTGCCGAAGGGGAGCGGCGCAgtcccccagcagcagcaggccagCACGGAGCTTtccccccccagcagccccacctGCAATGTGCCAGCAGagagggctggggagcagccgGGGCTGGGGAAGAAGAACGACATCTCCAGGCACAGCTACTCCCGGTACAACACCATTTCCTACCGGAAGATCAGGAAAGGAAACACCAAACAAAGAATCGATGAATTCGAATCCATGATGCACTTATAA